In Humulus lupulus chromosome 6, drHumLupu1.1, whole genome shotgun sequence, a single genomic region encodes these proteins:
- the LOC133781952 gene encoding pentatricopeptide repeat-containing protein At5g09450, mitochondrial isoform X1, whose product MASRAAFLILRRRCREVSSLKENSGSVSVPFFSNGGFCRQLSSGASSADIVADYVEKDDLKSRIFRLRQPKRSVANVLQKWINEGNQINISELRQISKDLRKFQRYKHALEISEWMVTHDEFEVSVSDYAIRINLMTKVFGIDAAERYFEGLPLTAKTSETYTALLHSYAGAKLTEKAENLYERMKDSDLSLTALTYNEMMTMYISVGLVEKVSLVVEELKRQKVTPDIFTYNLWISSSAATMNVDEVRRILDEMSSDPGCDESWQRYINLANIYITTGHFTHGESNSLVSAEKGITQREWITYDFLIILHAGLGNRDRIDQIWKSLRMTNQKMTRRNYICILSSYLMLGNLKEVGEVIDQWRQSTSTAFDVAACGRLLNAFTDIGLTEKAKDFQLLLIEKKSDPADIQSSTTN is encoded by the exons ATGGCGTCTCGCGCAGCTTTCCTCATCCTCAGGCG GAGATGCAGGGAAGTCAGCTCATTGAAAGAGAATTCTGGGTCGGTTTCGGTTCCTTTCTTTAGCAATGGCGGATTTTGCAGGCAATTATCTTCGGGAGCTTCCAGTGCTGATATCGTCGCTGATTATGTGGAGAAAGATGACCTTAAGAGTAGAATCTTTAGGCTCAGGCAACCCAAGCGAAGCGTTGCTAACGTTCTTCAAAAGTGGATTAACGAAGGCAACCAAATTAATATCTCAGAACTTCGCCAGATATCTAAGGATCTCAGGAAGTTTCAGCGTTACAAGCATGCCCTCGAG ATATCAGAATGGATGGTTACTCATGATGAGTTTGAAGTATCAGTTTCTGACTATGCTATCCGCATCAACTTAATGACAAAAGTCTTTGGTATTGATGCAGCTGAGCGCTACTTTGAAGGTCTTCCTCTCACCGCGAAAACTAGTGAAACATACACTGCTCTCCTCCACTCTTATGCTGGAGCAAAGTTGACTGAGAAGGCTGAGAATCTTTATGAGAGAATGAAGGATTCAGACCTGTCCCTTACTGCCCTTACATACAATGAGATGATGACTATGTACATTTCAGTTGGACTTGTGGAAAAGGTCTCTTTAGTCGTTGAAGAACTGAAACGACAGAAGGTCACACCCGATATCTTCACTTACAATCTATGGATAAGTTCGTCTGCTGCAACTATGAACGTTGATGAAGTAAGACGGATTTTAGATGAAATGAGCTCTGATCCAGGTTGTGACGAAAGTTGGCAGAGATACATAAATCTTGCTAATATATATATTACTACAGGTCATTTTACACATGGGGAGTCGAATTCATTGGTTTCAGCTGAGAAAGGTATTACACAAAGAGAGTGGATAACATATGACTTTCTTATAATTTTACATGCTGGTTTAGGGAACAGAGACAGAATTGATCAAATATGGAAATCTTTGAGAATGACCAATCAAAAGATGACAAGAAGAAACTATATTTGCATCCTTTCTTCATATTTGATGCTAGGTAATTTGAAGGAAGTAGGCGAAGTTATTGACCAATGGAGGCAATCCACTTCAACAGCTTTTGATGTTGCTGCTTGTGGTAGACTTTTGAATGCATTTACAGATATTGGGTTGACAGAAAAAGCCAAAGACTTTCAGTTGCTTCTCATTGAGAAAAAGTCTGATCCTGCAGATATCCAAAGTAGCACAACAAATTAG
- the LOC133781952 gene encoding pentatricopeptide repeat-containing protein At5g09450, mitochondrial isoform X2 encodes MADFAGNYLRELPVLISSLIMWRKMTLRVESLGSGNPSEALLTFFKSGLTKATKLISQNFARYLRISGSFSVTSMPSSLQISEWMVTHDEFEVSVSDYAIRINLMTKVFGIDAAERYFEGLPLTAKTSETYTALLHSYAGAKLTEKAENLYERMKDSDLSLTALTYNEMMTMYISVGLVEKVSLVVEELKRQKVTPDIFTYNLWISSSAATMNVDEVRRILDEMSSDPGCDESWQRYINLANIYITTGHFTHGESNSLVSAEKGITQREWITYDFLIILHAGLGNRDRIDQIWKSLRMTNQKMTRRNYICILSSYLMLGNLKEVGEVIDQWRQSTSTAFDVAACGRLLNAFTDIGLTEKAKDFQLLLIEKKSDPADIQSSTTN; translated from the exons ATGGCGGATTTTGCAGGCAATTATCTTCGGGAGCTTCCAGTGCTGATATCGTCGCTGATTATGTGGAGAAAGATGACCTTAAGAGTAGAATCTTTAGGCTCAGGCAACCCAAGCGAAGCGTTGCTAACGTTCTTCAAAAGTGGATTAACGAAGGCAACCAAATTAATATCTCAGAACTTCGCCAGATATCTAAGGATCTCAGGAAGTTTCAGCGTTACAAGCATGCCCTCGAG CTTGCAGATATCAGAATGGATGGTTACTCATGATGAGTTTGAAGTATCAGTTTCTGACTATGCTATCCGCATCAACTTAATGACAAAAGTCTTTGGTATTGATGCAGCTGAGCGCTACTTTGAAGGTCTTCCTCTCACCGCGAAAACTAGTGAAACATACACTGCTCTCCTCCACTCTTATGCTGGAGCAAAGTTGACTGAGAAGGCTGAGAATCTTTATGAGAGAATGAAGGATTCAGACCTGTCCCTTACTGCCCTTACATACAATGAGATGATGACTATGTACATTTCAGTTGGACTTGTGGAAAAGGTCTCTTTAGTCGTTGAAGAACTGAAACGACAGAAGGTCACACCCGATATCTTCACTTACAATCTATGGATAAGTTCGTCTGCTGCAACTATGAACGTTGATGAAGTAAGACGGATTTTAGATGAAATGAGCTCTGATCCAGGTTGTGACGAAAGTTGGCAGAGATACATAAATCTTGCTAATATATATATTACTACAGGTCATTTTACACATGGGGAGTCGAATTCATTGGTTTCAGCTGAGAAAGGTATTACACAAAGAGAGTGGATAACATATGACTTTCTTATAATTTTACATGCTGGTTTAGGGAACAGAGACAGAATTGATCAAATATGGAAATCTTTGAGAATGACCAATCAAAAGATGACAAGAAGAAACTATATTTGCATCCTTTCTTCATATTTGATGCTAGGTAATTTGAAGGAAGTAGGCGAAGTTATTGACCAATGGAGGCAATCCACTTCAACAGCTTTTGATGTTGCTGCTTGTGGTAGACTTTTGAATGCATTTACAGATATTGGGTTGACAGAAAAAGCCAAAGACTTTCAGTTGCTTCTCATTGAGAAAAAGTCTGATCCTGCAGATATCCAAAGTAGCACAACAAATTAG